A single Vigna radiata var. radiata cultivar VC1973A chromosome 8, Vradiata_ver6, whole genome shotgun sequence DNA region contains:
- the LOC106770363 gene encoding exocyst complex component EXO70H1-like yields the protein MVSTSIEEAEALILKWDPETSAYGRVTSLFYNDKAEAMHYIHCVNQLQKTMHALLAQNPSSRKLVLAQKLMQMAMKRLQKEFYQILSMSRAQLDPESVSARSSTTSRTSFCSDSYDEGTAEDDVRDTGDCISEVERVSSETVAVLKSIADCMVSNGYGKECVTVYTTMRKSIVDEGLYRLSVEELSASKVNKMDWEVLELKIKGWLEAVKIAVRTLFSGERILCDQVFGASQSIAEACFAEISRSGAALLFGFPDLVVRTKKSPPEKIFRIIDMYATIASLWPEIESIFSYDSTTASKSQAYALLLRLSESVRTSFSEIETTIQKDSSKAISKFAGVHPLTVQVMNHLSTLADYSNVLSEIFFDVPPPSRSPLPESYLYSPQSDNSTTTATKFSVQMARLILVLLCKIDGKSRHCKEVSLSYLFLANNLRHVVAKVRTSNLIYVVGDDWVLNHEAKVKQLMANYERVAWGKVISSLPENSAAEMSPAEARVVFGNFNLEFEKAYRKENAFNIPEQEFREETKASLARKISPIYSEMYETLRNSVGSAREMREYVIFTPEDVENYMLNLFSAGRSSSTTEENSSFFVRKKLCKKCK from the coding sequence ATGGTTTCCACCAGCATAGAGGAAGCAGAAGCTCTGATACTAAAATGGGACCCTGAAACCTCCGCCTACGGAAGAGTAACCTCTCTCTTCTACAACGACAAAGCTGAGGCCATGCATTACATCCACTGCGTTAACCAGCTTCAAAAAACTATGCACGCCTTGCTTGCACAGAACCCGTCTTCACGGAAACTCGTCCTCGCACAAAAACTTATGCAAATGGCCATGAAGAGGCTCCAGAAAGAGTTCTACCAGATATTATCCATGAGCCGGGCCCAACTCGACCCCGAATCTGTTTCCGCCAGATCCTCCACCACCTCTAGAACCTCTTTCTGTTCCGATAGCTACGACGAAGGCACGGCGGAAGACGACGTTCGTGACACAGGAGATTGTATCTCCGAAGTCGAACGCGTTTCCTCTGAAACCGTGGCGGTTCTCAAATCCATTGCCGACTGCATGGTTTCCAATGGTTACGGCAAGGAATGCGTCACAGTTTACACGACTATGAGAAAGTCGATCGTCGACGAAGGCTTGTATCGCTTAAGCGTGGAGGAATTGAGCGCTTCGAAGGTGAATAAGATGGACTGGGAAGTGCTCGAGTTGAAAATCAAGGGTTGGTTAGAGGCGGTTAAGATCGCCGTGAGGACGCTCTTCTCTGGAGAAAGGATTCTCTGCGATCAAGTCTTCGGTGCGTCACAATCCATCGCGGAGGCTTGCTTTGCCGAAATTTCGAGAAGCGGAGCCGCTCTGCTGTTCGGATTCCCCGATCTCGTTGTGAGAACGAAAAAATCCCCGCCGGAGAAGATCTTCCGAATAATTGATATGTACGCCACGATCGCTTCGCTGTGGCCGGAGATTGAATCGATATTCTCGTACGATTCAACAACCGCGTCTAAATCTCAAGCCTACGCTCTGCTTCTCCGACTCTCCGAGTCCGTACGAACGAGTTTCTCTGAAATTGAGACCACAATTCAGAAAGACTCTTCCAAAGCAATTTCAAAATTCGCCGGCGTCCATCCCCTGACTGTGCAAGTAATGAATCACTTGTCTACACTCGCTGATTACAGCAACGTGCTATCTGAAATTTTCTTCGACGTGCCGCCGCCATCGAGGTCGCCGTTACCGGAATCTTACTTGTACAGTCCCCAATCTGACAACTCCACGACAACGGCGACGAAATTCTCGGTGCAGATGGCGAGGCTGATTCTAGTCCTTCTTTGCAAGATCGACGGCAAGTCGAGGCATTGCAAGGAGGTTTCGTTATCTTACCTGTTTCTCGCGAACAATCTCCGGCACGTGGTAGCCAAGGTCCGAACCTCGAACTTGATTTACGTTGTGGGCGACGACTGGGTTTTGAATCACGAGGCAAAGGTGAAGCAGTTGATGGCAAACTACGAGAGAGTAGCATGGGGCAAAGTGATTTCGTCTTTGCCGGAAAATTCAGCGGCGGAAATGTCTCCAGCGGAAGCGAGGGTTGTGTTCGGGAATTTCAATTTAGAATTCGAGAAAGCTTACCGGAAAGAGAACGCGTTTAACATTCCGGAGCAGGAATTTCGTGAAGAGACCAAGGCGTCACTCGCAAGAAAAATAAGCCCTATTTACAGCGAGATGTATGAAACGCTCCGCAATTCAGTGGGATCGGCGAGGGAAATGAGAGAGTATGTCATATTTACCCCTGAAGATGTTGAGAACTACATGCTGAACCTTTTTTCCGCGGGAAGATCAAGCTCCACTACTGAAGAAAACAgttcattttttgtaagaaaaaaattgtgtaagaAATGCAAATGA